The nucleotide window TAAACAAACTGGAAGCAGACATGCGCTGAGGGCATAGCctgtttaaatgtgaacagaggGTCACACTGTTGACATTTTAGGTGAGCAGAAACGTATTTCGTAAATATATGCAGGATGGCAAGGGCAGTTGTACGTGGCAAAGCGCGACATGCTGTGTGAGTATTAAtgagaggggggggggggggtaattcAACGGCATCCTTGTGCATCTAGCCAAAGCCACAGCTGTCCCTCTCTATACAATCTCTTTTCACAGATCATGGGTTTGTCTCATCAATGATTGTCTGTTTACTTCTCCCTTGACTTTTTGCATCCTCTTTTTGACTTAATTTAGTCATTGCTTCTCTATTTTTAATAACTCCACGTCATTAATTGATAACATACAATGACTCAGTACTCGAACATTTCCTCTTTTGAACAATTATTCAGTGATCTGACAAAGCCAACAGGCAAAAATGTCAGTTTGTGATTTCACAgggtctttaaaaaaattattttccatCATGTGTTCACATCCCTCTCAGTGCCTTCTccctttttttatatataccaATTTTCCTTTACCGCCAACCCACATCTGTAACATTGCAAGTTAAATGATTTGGACTAGTTTACATAATACAACAACGTTTATATCCAGGGAAACCAAACTTTTGCTGTGAGTGTAATTATGAGGcttgctctttctctctctatggCGTTGTGCCACGTGGGCTCACCTTACGCCAACACTGCAATATTGCTTTCTGAAAGTTTTAAATGAACAGGATAATGACTCTCAGGGGAAACGTCGCGTCATGCGTTATTGTTTACTATAACGCCAGGACGTTTAGGAAAACGTGAGGAAGGCAGGAAGCAAGTGGCCACGTTACTTTCTGGTTAAAAAGAAGACTGGGGGAGGAACGGTACGAGAGACACGAGGAGCATGCCAACATGGTCATCTTTTGATCCAAGCAATGCACGTTTTATGTAAACGAACGTAAGTTTCGCGAACCGGTAACACCTGACTGACTGAATGAATGAGTCATTGTCAGGTTAGTTTCACACGCAGCACAGGTAAATCTCAACAACATCTCtgcataaatttaaaaaaaaaaaactgcaaaaaatCCTGATCCAGTGTCATCACAGACAGATATTACATACTTTATTCCAAATAAGAACACAATTAGCATTCttgataaaaacattattttataacataaCAAAAACGAGGTACATTTCTTATTATTTTGTATCCTTGCAGATGTAGTTAAAAATAATCTGCTACGCTTTTGACGGAGGAGCGTACATTGTGACGTCACGGCGCAATGTAACGGAAAATACGCAGGTAAATGGATAAACTGAGGATATGAAAAGGCATATCATATCATTTTACCCCTACttgttataatttatttgaCAAACGGTTATACCATACATTGGTGTGTAAATGGTTATTATTGTCTTGTGGTTAAAAGGCTACGCAGGTAAATGAAGAGGTCACGCGCTCTACCTTTGACTTTTAAATCCATGGAAACAGAGGGTCACTGCCAGACTGatgcttacacacacacacacacacacacacacacacacacacacacacacacacacacacacacacaccttacATAATGTCCATTTAACGTTACCCACAATGATATTATGTGGCGATACTTTCTACGGTTGAGGTTAGTAAACGGTAAATCATGGTTTAgcataaaacaacaacaaaaaaatcacaatCTCGCAACTAGCCCACGTCTACAATCTAACGGTAGTTGCTACATGTCTGTTTTTACATTAGTAAAGCTTCCACAAACTATTTTTACCTCACAGTCGTAGAGATCCGTCAGCTGGTCAATAATCCACTCCTCCAAATTAAGTCTCTTTCTTAATTCTTTTCGGTCGTATTTCACCGTGACCCGTCCTTGCTTTCGGACCGGGGTTTCGGCTTCTTCAGTCGAGCCGGGGGGCGTCTGGAAGTAAACGCGAGCTGGTTGGCTCGACTCTGGGCTTGTTACCGCCGCCATAGTCCTGAAATATCCTCTGAAATACCGGCTGATCAAGTAGATCGGATCTGCTCCGTGTTAGATGAGGTGGACAGCAGTGTGATTTCAACTGCCActtctagattttttttcttctagCAATGCTTATGGCATTTGGCAACGACTTGATAATATTTGTAAAGTCATATAAAGTAACTTCTACGGTTGGTAGTTGCTCTTGTCGCTAGAAATGGCTGCATCAAGCACTTACTGGACTTCAAACCGCGTGTCTCCTTTTACTTTGCAAGTAACTCAAAGCACTTTAAACTCGAGAGTCCTCCCAGTGGCCTATTGTTATCCTTCAAATAAAGATGGAAGCCGCTTGCAAAGATTTATCTGTGCATTTAAATAGAAAGTCTACAGACCTTTATATGTTATCATGCAATGCTATGAAAACAAACAGTGTAGTGTGCCCCACTTCTTGCTTTCTTTCTGTCcgtttgtctttttttgtccTTCCTTTTCCCCTCCTCTTCCTACTGTGCTTCCCTCCCCCGAATtatgtgcgtgtatgtgtaaCCCCCTCTGAGATACggctgttctctctctctccctccctttCTGGTCTTTTTTCCTTTCCCTCCCACGTCTCCTTTCCCATTGCTGCTGACTAAGTTTACCAAGCCCTTAATACAGGCTAAATGCAACTAGATAATCCTGTTATACCAGTTAAAAAAGGTTTGTTAATAGTAACACTTGTTTATGACACTTTGAACTCTGATGCTTATTAGAAGCTTATTCTCAAGTAAGAATTTACTTTATGATTGGCATGTGGGAAGTGGAAGGACAAAGTCCTGTGCCCAATATAATAACCTCAGCTAGCCAAACCAGAAGTTTTATGAGCCAatcaattttttatgaaaagtaAAAGCCTTCCACTGTATATTGGAatacaaaataatgcatttcacttacatttatgcatttagcgacttacagtgcattcaagctatacattttataccaCAGAATATTTTGGCATTGGCTGTGTTGTACAAGTGGCACAAGgaaaaataatttttcaaaataatgTTTCTGGATTTTACAGTTCAGTAAACTTAAATGTGCAGGCTGGAActgttttgcatttaaacaatcgGACATTGCACACGTTTACAAATATGTAATATAATTCTTGTGTAAAGTTGTACAAATATCCTACGGCTGTAGTGGAGGATACTCAAACTGGTTTAAACTCAAATCATGTCAAATCATTATCCATTTACAGATTTGCTCATTTTACTGAAAAGAGACTTTGTGTTTGCCTCTATAATTTCCCCCACATTATAAGTATGTTGTGTATAATgaattatttaatatttctttCATATAGGAAAGATGAAAATaggttttaatgaaaaaaaaaatagaaagatGAAATTGCCCAAAATTTATTCGGTTCATTAACCTTAACAGATTACACTGTCATCAGTTGGTTATCACATACAACCTTAAGATGAGAAATCAGGTGATTTCTTTGTGAGTCGTAATAAAAAATGACACCAGGCCAAGGCTAAAATTAAATCttgattaatatttacatttcatttCTCGTATTATTCATGAAGTACTTCCTCCTTTTGATTATTGAATATCTTACCTATAAAATAACACATGATTTATGGCCTCCGTGAATGAACTTTAATCAGGTTAGAGCCTCAGAATAAATTGTTAccaatataaaaaattacataaaccTTCggaagtatatatatatatatatatatatatatatattgtttgaATTACCAAAGCATCTCATACAGTGGACTTTTGATGC belongs to Paramisgurnus dabryanus chromosome 2, PD_genome_1.1, whole genome shotgun sequence and includes:
- the ppp1r14bb gene encoding protein phosphatase 1, regulatory (inhibitor) subunit 14Bb — protein: MAAVTSPESSQPARVYFQTPPGSTEEAETPVRKQGRVTVKYDRKELRKRLNLEEWIIDQLTDLYDCEEEAIPELEIDVDELLDMENDSDRAARVKELLVDCYKPTEVFVAELLDKIRGMQKLSTPQKK